Proteins from one Desulfomicrobium macestii genomic window:
- a CDS encoding TolC family outer membrane protein: MNAKKLGLTLVLSVMLSAGVAVAEDDITLQKSVIDTLRYAPRLEMIKHNREAVGHDLDKSKGRWYPKLDIRGGVGVDSYNAERDVPDEGDWMNRGEITATLSQRLYDGGEASSQIRLDERRAASLDYRVFDNAESLALDAVIANLEVYRQRELLFLAEENAKAHRDILSSLKEREEAGAGSVADVTQTQARLFMAQASIEKTRSALQAALNEYQRLTGVLPGKIAVDPYPQDLIPASLDDMTAQAIGNNPKINAAGEDVNAEAERINIAKANYHPYVYFELSSAYSDGVENQETWERTDAAMVRFNWNLFNGGSDVAGHKATKARKRQAEADKSDLTLAVENETKTTWAQYKSSLNEVKEYTSAVQYNRNTKEIYLEQFGVAQRSLLDVLDSENEVFQSSSQLVTSSVNEQIAAYKLMALSGNLISALGVDPALYKDPAAQAE; this comes from the coding sequence ATGAACGCAAAAAAATTAGGCCTTACTCTTGTCTTATCTGTGATGCTTTCGGCCGGAGTGGCTGTGGCCGAAGATGACATCACCCTCCAGAAAAGTGTCATTGACACCCTGCGCTATGCCCCGCGTCTGGAAATGATCAAACACAACCGTGAAGCGGTGGGGCATGACTTGGACAAGTCCAAGGGCCGCTGGTATCCCAAACTCGACATTCGTGGCGGTGTCGGTGTGGATTCCTACAACGCTGAGCGTGACGTTCCAGACGAAGGCGATTGGATGAATCGTGGTGAGATTACCGCGACCTTGAGTCAGCGTCTTTATGACGGTGGCGAGGCTTCCAGCCAGATTCGTCTGGATGAAAGACGCGCAGCTTCCCTGGACTACCGCGTTTTCGACAACGCCGAGTCCCTGGCTCTGGATGCTGTCATCGCCAACCTCGAAGTGTATCGCCAGCGCGAACTGCTCTTCTTGGCAGAAGAGAACGCCAAGGCCCACCGCGACATCCTGTCTTCCCTCAAGGAGCGCGAGGAGGCCGGTGCAGGCAGTGTGGCGGACGTGACCCAGACCCAGGCCCGCCTGTTCATGGCCCAGGCCTCCATCGAGAAGACCCGCTCCGCCCTGCAGGCGGCTTTGAATGAATACCAGCGCCTGACCGGCGTGCTGCCCGGCAAGATCGCCGTTGATCCCTATCCGCAGGACCTCATCCCCGCTTCCCTGGACGATATGACCGCCCAGGCCATCGGCAACAATCCCAAGATCAACGCCGCCGGTGAAGACGTCAACGCCGAGGCCGAGCGCATCAACATCGCCAAGGCAAATTACCATCCCTATGTGTATTTTGAGCTGTCCTCCGCCTATTCCGACGGCGTAGAGAATCAGGAAACTTGGGAGCGCACTGACGCTGCCATGGTCCGTTTCAACTGGAATCTGTTCAACGGCGGTTCCGACGTAGCCGGTCACAAGGCCACCAAGGCTCGCAAGCGCCAGGCCGAAGCCGACAAGTCCGACCTGACCCTGGCGGTCGAAAACGAAACCAAGACCACGTGGGCGCAGTACAAGTCCTCCCTGAACGAGGTGAAGGAATACACCTCTGCTGTACAGTACAACCGCAACACCAAGGAAATCTACCTGGAGCAGTTCGGCGTGGCACAGCGCAGCTTGCTCGACGTGCTCGACTCCGAGAACGAAGTGTTCCAGTCTTCCAGCCAGCTGGTCACCTCCAGCGTGAACGAGCAGATCGCGGCTTACAAGCTCATGGCCCTTTCCGGCAACCTGATCTCCGCTCTTGGCGTTGATCCGGCTCTCTACAAGGACCCTGCGGCCCAGGCTGAGTAA
- the feoB gene encoding ferrous iron transport protein B, which produces MNATMALMGNPNSGKTTLFNNLTGARQHVGNYPGITVEKREGRLKIEELDITVVDLPGTYSLTAYTQDELVARNFLIEKNPDAVVAVLDATNLERSLYLVLQILELGTPVIVALNMMDEVRRKGVSIDKGRLSKLLGTPILEMVARTGEGRENLLQEARTAMLERRPARRELRISYGHDLDETLNAMQELIESSNFLDGRYPSRWLGLKYLENDAEVLALGESFPDVHSRLLELTGTLAEHCRKTLNTEPECLIADYRYGFITGLLKDGVVTRPTTQARFDITDKLDMVLTNRLAGPFLMFAIIYLMFELTFTLGEVPMGWVEALFGWLSETATAILPEGLLSSLIVSGIIDGVGGVLGFTPLIMIMFFFLSFLEDSGYMARMAYMLDRVFRIFGLHGCSVMPFIISGGIPGGCAVPGVMAARTLRSPKEKIATVLTAPFLSCGAKVPVFLLLAAAFFPGAGASALFWITLGGWVMALVSARILRSTVIKGEATPFVMELPPYRMPTLKGMCLHTWERVWQYIKKAGTVILAISILLWAAMTFPGPSEEQTARFANERAGIEAMTWESDAAMEEALAVIDNAEAQEALRSSLAGMVGTALEPVSKPAGFDWRTNIALLGGFAAKEVIVSSLGTAYSLGEVDPEESTGLSEKLRTDPAWNMWVAVSLIAFVLLYAPCFVTVAVIGREIGWKWAAFSVGFNTILAYGISVSIYQVGMAL; this is translated from the coding sequence ATGAACGCCACCATGGCCCTGATGGGCAACCCCAATTCCGGAAAGACGACCCTGTTCAACAACCTGACCGGCGCCAGGCAGCACGTGGGCAACTACCCCGGCATCACCGTCGAAAAACGCGAAGGCCGTCTCAAGATCGAAGAGCTCGACATCACCGTGGTCGACCTGCCGGGAACCTACTCCCTGACCGCCTACACCCAGGACGAACTGGTTGCGCGCAATTTTCTGATCGAGAAAAATCCCGACGCCGTGGTGGCGGTGCTGGACGCGACCAATCTGGAACGCTCCCTCTATCTTGTACTGCAAATCCTGGAGCTTGGCACTCCGGTCATCGTGGCGCTGAACATGATGGACGAGGTCCGGCGCAAAGGCGTCAGCATCGACAAGGGGCGTCTCTCCAAGCTTCTAGGCACCCCTATCCTCGAAATGGTGGCGAGAACCGGCGAGGGCCGCGAAAATCTTCTGCAGGAGGCGCGAACGGCCATGCTCGAACGTCGCCCCGCGCGAAGGGAACTTCGCATCTCCTACGGTCACGACCTCGACGAGACTCTCAACGCCATGCAGGAACTGATCGAGTCCTCGAATTTTCTCGATGGCCGCTATCCATCCCGCTGGCTCGGTCTCAAGTATCTGGAAAACGATGCCGAAGTCCTGGCCTTGGGCGAATCCTTCCCGGATGTGCACTCGCGCCTGCTGGAACTGACCGGCACCCTGGCCGAGCATTGTCGCAAGACCCTGAACACCGAGCCCGAATGCCTCATCGCCGACTACCGTTACGGGTTCATCACCGGGCTCCTGAAAGACGGAGTGGTCACACGGCCCACGACCCAGGCCCGCTTCGACATCACCGACAAACTGGACATGGTGCTGACCAATCGTCTGGCCGGACCTTTTCTCATGTTCGCCATCATCTATCTGATGTTCGAGCTGACCTTCACGCTGGGTGAAGTGCCCATGGGCTGGGTGGAGGCGCTGTTCGGCTGGCTCAGCGAAACGGCCACCGCCATCCTGCCCGAAGGCCTGCTCAGCTCGCTCATCGTATCCGGCATCATTGACGGTGTGGGCGGCGTACTCGGCTTCACGCCGCTGATCATGATCATGTTCTTCTTTCTCTCCTTCCTGGAGGATTCCGGGTACATGGCGCGCATGGCCTACATGCTCGACCGCGTCTTCCGCATCTTCGGGCTGCACGGCTGCTCGGTCATGCCCTTCATCATCTCCGGCGGCATACCCGGCGGCTGCGCCGTGCCCGGCGTAATGGCGGCACGCACCCTGCGCAGCCCCAAGGAAAAGATCGCAACCGTCCTGACCGCGCCCTTCCTTAGCTGCGGAGCCAAGGTACCCGTCTTCCTGCTTCTGGCCGCCGCCTTTTTCCCGGGAGCCGGCGCCAGCGCGCTGTTCTGGATCACCCTTGGCGGATGGGTCATGGCCCTTGTCTCGGCCCGCATCCTGCGCTCCACCGTCATCAAGGGCGAGGCCACGCCTTTTGTCATGGAACTGCCGCCGTACCGCATGCCCACCTTGAAAGGCATGTGCCTGCACACTTGGGAGCGGGTCTGGCAGTACATCAAGAAGGCCGGCACCGTGATCCTGGCCATCTCCATCCTGCTCTGGGCGGCCATGACCTTTCCCGGCCCGTCCGAGGAGCAGACCGCACGCTTCGCAAACGAACGCGCCGGCATCGAGGCCATGACCTGGGAGAGCGACGCAGCCATGGAAGAAGCCCTGGCCGTCATCGACAACGCCGAAGCCCAGGAAGCACTGCGCTCTTCGCTGGCCGGTATGGTCGGCACGGCTCTTGAGCCCGTCTCCAAGCCCGCCGGATTCGACTGGCGCACCAACATCGCCCTTCTGGGAGGCTTCGCAGCCAAGGAAGTCATCGTCTCAAGCCTTGGCACCGCCTACTCCCTCGGCGAAGTCGATCCGGAGGAGAGCACCGGCCTGTCCGAGAAGCTGCGCACCGATCCGGCCTGGAACATGTGGGTGGCTGTCAGCCTCATCGCCTTTGTGCTGCTCTACGCGCCCTGCTTCGTGACCGTGGCCGTCATCGGCCGGGAGATCGGCTGGAAATGGGCCGCCTTTTCGGTGGGTTTCAATACGATCCTGGCCTATGGCATATCCGTGAGCATTTATCAGGTCGGCATGGCCCTTTAA
- a CDS encoding type II toxin-antitoxin system HicA family toxin, with protein sequence MGSAELIKKLEADGWLFRRARGSHHVYVHPEKPGHVVVPHPRKDLGKGLAHQIMNAAGLN encoded by the coding sequence GTGGGTAGCGCTGAACTTATCAAGAAGCTGGAAGCTGACGGGTGGCTGTTTCGCAGGGCCAGGGGGAGCCACCATGTGTACGTGCATCCCGAAAAGCCTGGGCATGTGGTTGTGCCGCACCCGCGAAAGGATTTGGGAAAAGGGCTGGCGCATCAGATCATGAATGCCGCCGGTCTCAACTAG
- a CDS encoding FeoB-associated Cys-rich membrane protein → MNLDLFITLGVIAIAAIYLLRRHFRKSDPCCGCSGCSNNLEPKPLGDCRSKKS, encoded by the coding sequence ATGAATCTTGATCTTTTCATCACCCTTGGCGTGATAGCCATTGCGGCAATCTACCTGCTGCGACGACACTTCAGGAAAAGCGACCCATGCTGCGGCTGTTCGGGTTGTTCCAACAACCTTGAACCCAAACCGCTTGGAGACTGCCGTTCCAAAAAAAGCTGA
- a CDS encoding CopG family ribbon-helix-helix protein: MQKTTTVRFEQDTLALLDQVAKTLGRPRSWIINDAVTRYLEYEVWFMEEVRQGLLAAEAGDLVPHDEVKNAVRGLGVAVD, encoded by the coding sequence ATGCAAAAAACCACAACAGTCAGATTCGAACAGGACACGCTTGCCCTGCTCGATCAGGTTGCCAAAACCCTGGGACGCCCGCGCTCCTGGATCATCAACGACGCGGTGACCAGATATTTGGAGTATGAAGTCTGGTTTATGGAGGAAGTGCGCCAAGGGCTTCTCGCCGCCGAGGCAGGCGATCTCGTGCCTCACGACGAAGTCAAGAACGCCGTGCGGGGCCTGGGCGTTGCTGTCGATTAA
- a CDS encoding type II toxin-antitoxin system RelE/ParE family toxin, whose translation MLSIKWTSPARQDLLEATRHALEDDPTKAEKLANTIFKAVEQLALFPGSAPPGRIQGTRQLSLPKLPFVIIYKAGITDLHILRVLHTRRHPDHHNLP comes from the coding sequence TTGCTGTCGATTAAGTGGACCTCCCCAGCCAGACAGGACCTCCTCGAAGCCACCAGGCACGCCCTGGAGGACGATCCCACCAAGGCCGAAAAGCTGGCCAACACAATCTTCAAGGCCGTGGAACAACTTGCCCTCTTTCCCGGCTCGGCGCCCCCGGGGCGAATCCAGGGAACCAGGCAACTCAGCCTCCCAAAGCTGCCGTTTGTCATCATCTACAAAGCCGGGATCACAGATCTGCACATCCTGAGAGTTCTGCACACCAGAAGGCATCCAGACCACCACAACCTGCCCTGA
- a CDS encoding FeoA family protein → MNSTITLRSMQADQSGIIDSISASGELGRRIRDMGLVPGTQVTIVGRAPLKDPVALRLRDFTLTLRNNEADLIMVNVNNSGENRQ, encoded by the coding sequence ATGAATTCAACCATTACCCTCAGGTCCATGCAGGCCGATCAGTCCGGCATCATCGATTCCATCAGCGCCTCTGGCGAGCTTGGCAGACGCATTCGCGACATGGGGCTTGTACCCGGGACACAGGTCACCATCGTGGGCCGCGCGCCGCTAAAAGACCCGGTGGCCCTGCGCCTGCGCGATTTTACCCTGACCCTGCGCAACAATGAAGCCGACCTGATCATGGTCAACGTGAACAACAGCGGAGAAAACCGTCAATGA
- a CDS encoding type II toxin-antitoxin system HicB family antitoxin → MKFVIAIEPGTETTAYGVVVPDLPGCFSAGDTLEEAMDNAREAIDLWCEAAIEAGRDIPVLKSIAEHQARPEFDGWIWAAVEAPVERYFGPAAKLNITLPKLLLAKIDAYAANHGMSRSGFLAEAARKAMR, encoded by the coding sequence ATGAAATTCGTCATCGCCATAGAGCCGGGTACCGAGACCACCGCGTACGGTGTGGTTGTGCCTGATCTTCCGGGCTGTTTTTCTGCGGGTGATACCCTGGAAGAAGCCATGGACAACGCTCGGGAGGCCATTGATTTGTGGTGCGAGGCCGCCATCGAGGCCGGTCGCGATATCCCGGTCTTGAAATCCATAGCCGAGCATCAGGCCCGGCCGGAGTTCGACGGCTGGATTTGGGCTGCGGTCGAAGCGCCTGTTGAACGGTATTTCGGCCCGGCGGCCAAGCTCAATATCACTCTTCCAAAGCTTCTGCTGGCCAAGATCGACGCCTACGCCGCCAACCATGGAATGAGTCGTTCCGGTTTCCTGGCCGAGGCCGCAAGGAAGGCCATGCGCTAG